A part of Geothrix oryzae genomic DNA contains:
- a CDS encoding YwiC-like family protein, with product MSRFLPPWRTLLPAEHGSWFMLGLPLVLGLLVRPSLPGGLVALAALAVFLARPPLRRVLSGQRDPLQRRALMLFAGLAGGLGLGALVLAGPRFLIPLALTAPLVGLALRADLARAVRSLAVELTAQAAFAGLAAILLVAGGAAEAQAGMAWLFATLLGGANLAHVRRLLGHAHRLEASELRRRWLPVHLLHLALLGTSGLLLAPRGVAGLAWTGWTALLYLRAALPYRPIPARTLGWREGALSAVGLLLLWRALA from the coding sequence ATGTCCCGATTCCTTCCCCCCTGGCGCACCCTCCTTCCTGCCGAGCACGGCAGCTGGTTCATGCTGGGGCTCCCCCTGGTGCTGGGTCTGCTGGTGCGCCCCAGCCTCCCCGGAGGTTTGGTGGCCCTGGCCGCCCTGGCGGTCTTCCTCGCCCGGCCGCCGCTCCGGCGGGTGCTGAGCGGCCAGCGGGACCCCCTCCAGCGACGGGCCCTGATGCTCTTCGCGGGCCTGGCCGGCGGCCTCGGCCTCGGCGCCCTGGTCCTGGCCGGTCCGCGTTTCCTGATCCCCCTCGCCCTCACGGCGCCCCTGGTGGGATTGGCGCTCCGGGCCGATCTGGCCCGGGCCGTCCGCTCCCTGGCCGTGGAACTGACCGCCCAGGCGGCTTTCGCGGGGCTGGCCGCAATCCTGCTCGTCGCCGGCGGCGCCGCGGAGGCCCAGGCGGGAATGGCCTGGCTCTTCGCCACCCTCCTGGGCGGCGCCAACCTCGCCCATGTGCGCCGGCTCCTGGGCCACGCCCACCGGCTCGAGGCCTCGGAGCTGCGCCGCCGCTGGCTCCCCGTGCACCTCCTCCACCTCGCGCTCCTGGGCACCTCGGGTCTGCTGCTGGCCCCCCGCGGGGTCGCGGGCCTGGCCTGGACCGGCTGGACGGCCCTGCTCTACCTCCGCGCGGCCCTGCCCTACCGGCCCATCCCCGCCCGCACCCTCGGCTGGCGGGAAGGGGCCCTCAGCGCCGTGGGCCTGCTGCTGCTCTGGCGCGCCCTGGCCTGA
- a CDS encoding RrF2 family transcriptional regulator — MLFTTATGYALRALAALPEDGSYCLAKDLASSLELPGPYLAKILQGLVQADILESVRGPKGGFRLVRPAHRITVGEVVIALEGPNSMDGCIMGFPTCGGDHPCPLHDAWGAVKAQVASSMTEATIRDLQLMDLRNLKEGKARPSDARS; from the coding sequence ATGCTCTTCACCACGGCCACCGGCTATGCCCTCCGCGCCCTCGCGGCCCTCCCCGAGGACGGGAGCTACTGCCTGGCCAAGGACCTGGCCTCGAGCCTGGAGCTGCCCGGCCCCTACCTGGCGAAGATCCTCCAGGGCCTGGTGCAGGCGGACATCCTCGAATCCGTGCGGGGCCCCAAGGGCGGCTTCCGGCTCGTGCGCCCCGCACACCGGATCACGGTGGGTGAGGTCGTCATCGCCCTGGAAGGTCCGAATTCCATGGATGGCTGCATCATGGGCTTCCCCACCTGCGGCGGAGACCACCCCTGCCCCCTCCACGATGCCTGGGGCGCCGTGAAGGCCCAGGTCGCCTCCTCCATGACCGAAGCCACCATCCGTGATCTGCAACTCATGGATCTACGCAACTTGAAGGAAGGCAAGGCCCGGCCTTCCGATGCAAGGTCTTGA